A single region of the Equus przewalskii isolate Varuska chromosome 26, EquPr2, whole genome shotgun sequence genome encodes:
- the CFAP157 gene encoding cilia- and flagella-associated protein 157 isoform X2, whose product MRPTSLATTWPLKGELEQWLPPAMAPKKKAGKAAKEFEVKKKKGNKKDAGVANKPMEMPVGEEIREFYHIQIRDLEDRLARYQRKWDELAVQEKLFRQEFEQLANNKKEIVTFLKRTLNQRVDEIADLNEQLQSLQLAKEMEKDAFEAQLAQVRHEFQETKDQLTTENIVLGGKLAALEEFRLQKEELTEKFVSLEDQLQKQESEYKDYVYNLEKKSVLDKDRLKKEIIQRVNLVATEFRKVATSQMWDTTKRAIMENSTVTLQLSKISQQGMQLLQENEQLKGTQDKLCKQLELLENTQKVMAQHSRGHQKTILLLTEKCREQQQGPVEAERLRLQLSQLEQSLQQLQKDNQDLRSQRDQLRLQLERQQAEAQRLQHELTTEQKVRASLATALVQATSFLQNILQIQPDKEDSDFDVEFQLQHKEMLKQLLAMLSSAVVLSPKIAVCPRWESRPYSPPRESQSSTQPPTGTPLQQLSGITPYQPGDLGLVPRRPHIPPNTEDLRLLSHTTRVGTFQIHNAGSPKRFKKFSLPGVFLPSK is encoded by the exons ATGAGACCAACTTCCTTAGCAACCACCTGGCCTCTTAAAGGGGAGCTGGAGCAGTGGTTGCCACCAGCCATGGCTCCCAAAAAAAAGGCAGGCAAGGCGGCCAAGGAGTTCGAggtcaagaagaagaaagggaacaaGAAGGATGCCGGCGTGGCCAACAAGCCCATGGAAATGCCTGTGGGCGAGGAGATCCGGGAATTCTACCACATCCAGATCCGAGACCTGGAGGACAGGCTGGCCCG gTACCAGCGGAAGTGGGACGAGCTGGCCGTGCAGGAGAAGCTGTTCCGCCAGGAGTTTGAGCAGCTGGCCAACAACAAGAAGGAGATCGTGACCTTCCTCAAGCGCACGCTCAACCAGCGGGTGGATGAGATCGCCGACCTCAACGAGCAGCTCCAGAGCCTGCAGCTGgccaaggagatggagaaggatgCCTTCGAGGCGCAGCTCGCCCAGGTGCGCCACGAGTTCCAGGAGACCAAGGACCAGCTCACCACGGAGAACATCGTCCTTG GGGGGAAGCTGGCAGCTCTGGAGGAGTTCCGCCTGCAGAAAGAGGAGCTCACGGAGAAGTTCGTGTCCCTGGAGGACCAGCTGCAGAAGCAGGAGAGCGAGTACAAGGACTACGTGTACAACCTGGAGAAGAAGTCGGTGCTGGACAAGGACAG ACTGAAGAAGGAGATCATCCAGCGCGTGAACCTGGTGGCCACCGAGTTCCGCAAGGTGGCCACCAGCCAGATGTGGGACACGACAAAGCGGGCCATCATGGAGAACAGCACTGTGACCCTGCAGCTCTCCAAGATATCCCAGCAAGGCATGCAGCTGCTGCAGGAGAACGAGCAGCTCAAGGGCACCCAGGACAAGCTGTGCAAACAGCTGGAGCTGCTGGAGAACACCCAGAAGGTCATGGCCCAGCACAGCAGAGGCCACCAGAAG ACCATCCTCCTGCTGACGGAGAAGTGCCGCGAGCAGCAGCAGGGCCCCGTGGAGGCCGAGCGGCTGCGCCTCCAGCTGAGCCAACTGGAGCAGAGCCTCCAGCAGCTGCAGAAGGACAACCAGGACCTGAG GAGCCAGAGAGACCAGCTGCGCCTGCAGCTGGAGCGGCAGCAGGCCGAGGCACAACGGCTACAGCACGAGCTGACCACAGAGCAGAAGGTTCGGGCAAGTCTGGCGACAGCCCTGGTCCAGGCCACGTCCTTCCTACAGAACATTCTGCAG ATACAGCCAGACAAGGAGGACAGCGACTTTGACGTCGAGTTCCAGCTGCAGCACAAGGAGATGCTAAAGCAGCTGTTGGCCATGCTCAGCTCAGCAGTGGTCCTGAGCCCCAAGATAGCTGTGTGCCCCCGCTGGGAGAGCCGGCCCTATAGCCCGCCCAGGGAGAG CCAGTCCAGCACCCAGCCACCCACGGGGACTCCGCTGCAGCAGCTATCTGGCATCACACCCTACCAGCCGGGGGACCTGGGCCTCGTGCCTCGACGGCCCCACATCCCACCCAACACTGAGGACCTCAGGCTGCTTTCACACACCACCCGTGTGGGAACCTTCCAG ATCCACAACGCTGGTTCTCCAAAAAGGTTCAAAAAGTTTAGTCTTCCTGGAGTTTTCCTACCTTCCAAGTAA
- the PTRH1 gene encoding peptidyl-tRNA hydrolase, protein MRGHADTAAALHFRPSETWRPRGPPRIGRRQRPLPDDGRDWPRAGDVRGRAPSREWGSMQPPGLLRAGPWLSRAMSRCGLEPRPPGKRWLVAGLGNPGMPRTRHSVGMAVLGQLARRLGVAESWARDRRCAADLALASLGDAQLVLLRPRRLMNANGRSVARAAELFGLTAEEVYLVHDELDKPLGKLALKLGGSARGHNGVRSCISCLNSNAMPRLRVGIGRPPHPDAVQAHVLGCFSPAEQELLPPLLERAADLLLDHIRERSRGPSSGP, encoded by the exons ATGCGCGGGCACGCAGACACGGCCGCCGCCCTCCACTTCCGCCCCTCAGAAACATGGCGGCCCCGCGGCCCGCCCCGCATTGGACGCCGGCAGCGGCCCCTGCCGGATGACGGCCGCGATTGGCCGCGGGCTGGTGACGTCAGGGGGCGGGCTCCAAGCCGTGAATGGGGCAGCATGCAGCCGCCCGGGCTCCTGCGCGCGGGGCCGTGGCTGAGCCGGGCCATGAGCCGCTGCGGTTTGGAGCCCCGGCCTCCCGGGAAGCggtggctg GTGGCCGGCCTGGGGAACCCTGGAATGCCCCGCACGCGGCACAGCGTGGGCATGGCGGTGCTGGGGCAGCTGGCACGGCGGCTGGGTGTGGCGGAGAGCTGGGCCCGCGACCGGCGCTGCGCCGCCGACCTCGCTTTGGCCTCGCTGGGGGATGCCCAGCTGGTCCTGCTCCGGCCACGGCGGCTCATGAACGCCAACGGGCGCAGCGTGGCCCGGGCCG CGGAGCTGTTCGGGCTGACGGCTGAGGAGGTCTACCTGGTGCATGACGAGCTGGACAAACCCCTGGGGAAACTGGCTCTGAAGCTGGGGGGAAGTGCCAG GGGCCACAATGGAGTCCGGTCCTGCATCAGCTGCCTCAACTCCAAT GCAATGCCGCGGCTGAGAGTGGGCATCGGGCGCCCCCCGCACCCCGACGCGGTGCAGGCCCACGTGCTGGGCTGCTTCTCCCCCGCCGAGCAGgagctgctgcctcctctgctggAGCGCGCTGCTGACCTGCTCCTGGACCACATCCGTGAGCGCAGCCGGGGGCCCTCGTCAGGCCCCTGA
- the CFAP157 gene encoding cilia- and flagella-associated protein 157 isoform X1 — protein MAPKKKAGKAAKEFEVKKKKGNKKDAGVANKPMEMPVGEEIREFYHIQIRDLEDRLARYQRKWDELAVQEKLFRQEFEQLANNKKEIVTFLKRTLNQRVDEIADLNEQLQSLQLAKEMEKDAFEAQLAQVRHEFQETKDQLTTENIVLGGKLAALEEFRLQKEELTEKFVSLEDQLQKQESEYKDYVYNLEKKSVLDKDRLKKEIIQRVNLVATEFRKVATSQMWDTTKRAIMENSTVTLQLSKISQQGMQLLQENEQLKGTQDKLCKQLELLENTQKVMAQHSRGHQKTILLLTEKCREQQQGPVEAERLRLQLSQLEQSLQQLQKDNQDLRSQRDQLRLQLERQQAEAQRLQHELTTEQKVRASLATALVQATSFLQNILQIQPDKEDSDFDVEFQLQHKEMLKQLLAMLSSAVVLSPKIAVCPRWESRPYSPPRESQSSTQPPTGTPLQQLSGITPYQPGDLGLVPRRPHIPPNTEDLRLLSHTTRVGTFQVHSSPEDSVPRAPATARWQPALGAEHGSASCVALQMWLDLSKPPFSQLENGPKKGVARSQRAKACPNIPWEGGLLDLALSSSTGRGRLGTPEKASASKLASFILQIHNAGSPKRFKKFSLPGVFLPSK, from the exons ATGGCTCCCAAAAAAAAGGCAGGCAAGGCGGCCAAGGAGTTCGAggtcaagaagaagaaagggaacaaGAAGGATGCCGGCGTGGCCAACAAGCCCATGGAAATGCCTGTGGGCGAGGAGATCCGGGAATTCTACCACATCCAGATCCGAGACCTGGAGGACAGGCTGGCCCG gTACCAGCGGAAGTGGGACGAGCTGGCCGTGCAGGAGAAGCTGTTCCGCCAGGAGTTTGAGCAGCTGGCCAACAACAAGAAGGAGATCGTGACCTTCCTCAAGCGCACGCTCAACCAGCGGGTGGATGAGATCGCCGACCTCAACGAGCAGCTCCAGAGCCTGCAGCTGgccaaggagatggagaaggatgCCTTCGAGGCGCAGCTCGCCCAGGTGCGCCACGAGTTCCAGGAGACCAAGGACCAGCTCACCACGGAGAACATCGTCCTTG GGGGGAAGCTGGCAGCTCTGGAGGAGTTCCGCCTGCAGAAAGAGGAGCTCACGGAGAAGTTCGTGTCCCTGGAGGACCAGCTGCAGAAGCAGGAGAGCGAGTACAAGGACTACGTGTACAACCTGGAGAAGAAGTCGGTGCTGGACAAGGACAG ACTGAAGAAGGAGATCATCCAGCGCGTGAACCTGGTGGCCACCGAGTTCCGCAAGGTGGCCACCAGCCAGATGTGGGACACGACAAAGCGGGCCATCATGGAGAACAGCACTGTGACCCTGCAGCTCTCCAAGATATCCCAGCAAGGCATGCAGCTGCTGCAGGAGAACGAGCAGCTCAAGGGCACCCAGGACAAGCTGTGCAAACAGCTGGAGCTGCTGGAGAACACCCAGAAGGTCATGGCCCAGCACAGCAGAGGCCACCAGAAG ACCATCCTCCTGCTGACGGAGAAGTGCCGCGAGCAGCAGCAGGGCCCCGTGGAGGCCGAGCGGCTGCGCCTCCAGCTGAGCCAACTGGAGCAGAGCCTCCAGCAGCTGCAGAAGGACAACCAGGACCTGAG GAGCCAGAGAGACCAGCTGCGCCTGCAGCTGGAGCGGCAGCAGGCCGAGGCACAACGGCTACAGCACGAGCTGACCACAGAGCAGAAGGTTCGGGCAAGTCTGGCGACAGCCCTGGTCCAGGCCACGTCCTTCCTACAGAACATTCTGCAG ATACAGCCAGACAAGGAGGACAGCGACTTTGACGTCGAGTTCCAGCTGCAGCACAAGGAGATGCTAAAGCAGCTGTTGGCCATGCTCAGCTCAGCAGTGGTCCTGAGCCCCAAGATAGCTGTGTGCCCCCGCTGGGAGAGCCGGCCCTATAGCCCGCCCAGGGAGAG CCAGTCCAGCACCCAGCCACCCACGGGGACTCCGCTGCAGCAGCTATCTGGCATCACACCCTACCAGCCGGGGGACCTGGGCCTCGTGCCTCGACGGCCCCACATCCCACCCAACACTGAGGACCTCAGGCTGCTTTCACACACCACCCGTGTGGGAACCTTCCAGGTACACAGTAGCCCTGAGGACAGTGTGCCAAGGGCTCCAGCGACAGCAAGATGGCAGCCAGCCCTGGGTGCAGAGCACGGCtctgccagctgtgtggccttgcagATGTGGCTGGACCTCTCCAAGCCTCCATTTTCCCAGCTGGAAAATGGGCCCAAAAAAGGTGTGGCAAGGTCTCAGCGGGCTAAGGCGTGCCCAAACATCCCCTGGGAGGGGGGCCTGCTGGAccttgctctctcctcctctacagGCAGAGGTAGGCTGGGAACCCCAGAGAAGGCCTCAGCTTCCAAACTGGCATCTTTCATCTTACAGATCCACAACGCTGGTTCTCCAAAAAGGTTCAAAAAGTTTAGTCTTCCTGGAGTTTTCCTACCTTCCAAGTAA